The DNA segment CCTGGCCAGGGAAGTACTGGACCTTCACGGCCTTGAGTTGCCCGGCCATCGCTCGCAGCAGGTGGACCGGCAAATGTTGCGCCGTGCCGACCTGATCCTGTCGATGGAGCAACCGCACCTGGCCAGTCTGTTTCGTCTGGCCCCGGAGGTGCGCGGCAAGACCTTCCTGATCGGCCAGTGGCAGCACGCGGCAGAAATCGTCGACCCCTATAAGCGCCCCAGAGCGGCGTTCGAACAGACCTACACGCATCTGTCGCGCTGCGTCGATGACTGGCTTCCTTATATTCAGTCAGGAGATCCGAACCAATGACTGTCATGAACCGCTCCACCCTGGACCACTACCAGGACACCCGGATCGACCTGACCACCCTGTTACACCTGTTGCTCGACCACAAGCGCCTGATTTTCTGGCTGACCGGCATGTTCTTGGTGCTCGGCGTACTGTACGTGGTGCTCGCCACACCGGTGTACCAGGCCTCGGCGATGATCCAGATCGAACCGCGCAAGGTTGGTATCGAAGGCGTGCCGGAGGTCAGCAACAAACCGATGTCGGCCTCCCAGGCCACCACCGAGATCGAGCTGATCAAATCCCGCGCGCTGCTGGTCAAGGTGGTCGATGACCTGCGCCTGAACATCGAGGCAACCCCCGACCACGTGCCGGTCATCGGCGCCTGGCTGGCGCGTAATTTCCAGCCCCAGTACCAAGGGCAACTGGCCGAACCGCTGTTTGGCCTCGATAGCTATGCATGGGGCGGGGAGAAGCTCGATATTTTCCAGCTCACAGTGCCCGAGGCGTTGCTGGGTGAGGCATTGAAACTGGTGGCCGGCAAAACCGGTGAGTACAGCCTGTATGACGCCGACGGCAATCTGCTGCTCAATGGCGCGGTACGACGCACCAGCCTGGGCCATGGTGTGATCATGCAGGTCGCCGAACTCAACGCCCGTCCCGGCACCGAGTTCAGCGTGTCGCGTCAGCGCACCCTGAGCAGCGCGCTGCTCTGGCAGGATCGCCTGAAGATCATCGAGGCCGGCAAGGACTCGGGCATCATCTACCTCTCTCTGCAGGACCCGGACGCCGAGAAAGCCAACCGCATTCTCAACGAGGTCAGCCGCCTGTAT comes from the Pseudomonas sp. StFLB209 genome and includes:
- a CDS encoding low molecular weight protein-tyrosine-phosphatase produces the protein MFSELLVVCVGNICRSPMAEAILRDRLADRPISIRSAGLHALTGAPIDGLAREVLDLHGLELPGHRSQQVDRQMLRRADLILSMEQPHLASLFRLAPEVRGKTFLIGQWQHAAEIVDPYKRPRAAFEQTYTHLSRCVDDWLPYIQSGDPNQ